One segment of Pseudobythopirellula maris DNA contains the following:
- a CDS encoding TolC family protein, producing MPARPLAPLSALLAIALCWGVGLECLGAESLVSAWSEAIAKNQSLEASHYSAEAARHEALAAAAERATTLSTRQGYTARSDTPSFVSTFPGFGTFRQPFAQQNAAGFSAHASKPLWNAGRINSTVRAAELRSFASVESSEWTESQLLMAVAEAYVAVLQTTQTLRAADRLLEVARVRAHETTQQAQQQQATQQQAQAARVSVAHAERDLLKAQSAHNQAAANYNLVLGRRLDCHVELSELAIPLMPHCLDYLTKTAKQTRPDVNELHQRVDASLHESSAWLAARYPELRVEVGFDYEENRYQSPEGVALAGLYLDWQALDGGKKHQSALASTARAAALRAQYRYLLEQIAIEVHQAWNLRSEALAEENAARESLDYTGVRHDQALRRQEQGVTLASEATAAHAEMAEAEARFVIAQTERALSQLRLRFVSGLLRDECRRLCGRQ from the coding sequence ATGCCCGCCCGCCCGCTAGCACCGCTATCCGCCCTGTTGGCCATCGCTCTATGTTGGGGCGTTGGGCTGGAATGCCTTGGCGCGGAGTCGCTTGTCAGCGCTTGGAGCGAGGCGATCGCCAAAAACCAGAGCCTCGAGGCTTCGCACTATTCTGCTGAAGCGGCTCGTCACGAGGCGTTGGCGGCGGCGGCCGAACGAGCTACCACGCTCAGCACCCGCCAGGGCTACACCGCTCGCTCGGACACTCCAAGCTTCGTCTCGACTTTTCCAGGGTTCGGTACGTTCCGACAGCCCTTCGCCCAGCAGAACGCGGCGGGTTTTTCGGCCCACGCCTCCAAGCCGCTGTGGAACGCGGGGCGTATCAACAGCACCGTACGCGCGGCGGAACTGCGATCGTTCGCGAGCGTGGAGTCTTCCGAATGGACCGAATCGCAACTATTGATGGCGGTCGCTGAGGCTTATGTCGCGGTGCTCCAGACGACCCAAACGCTCCGCGCTGCCGATCGGCTGCTTGAAGTGGCGAGGGTACGCGCCCACGAGACCACGCAGCAAGCACAGCAGCAGCAAGCCACGCAACAGCAAGCTCAGGCCGCGAGGGTTTCTGTGGCCCACGCCGAACGCGATTTGCTCAAGGCCCAGAGCGCTCACAATCAGGCGGCCGCCAACTACAACCTCGTGCTCGGCCGCAGGCTCGACTGTCACGTCGAGCTTTCCGAGCTCGCGATCCCGCTGATGCCGCACTGCTTAGACTATCTGACCAAGACCGCCAAGCAGACGCGGCCCGACGTGAACGAATTGCATCAACGGGTCGACGCCAGCCTGCACGAGTCGTCGGCGTGGCTCGCCGCCAGGTATCCCGAACTCCGTGTCGAGGTCGGCTTCGATTACGAAGAGAACCGCTACCAATCGCCCGAGGGGGTCGCCCTGGCGGGGCTTTACCTCGATTGGCAGGCACTCGACGGCGGTAAGAAGCACCAGAGCGCCCTGGCTTCGACCGCCCGTGCGGCTGCGTTGCGGGCCCAGTATCGCTATCTGCTGGAGCAGATCGCTATCGAGGTGCACCAGGCGTGGAACCTGCGCAGCGAGGCGCTCGCCGAGGAAAACGCCGCACGCGAGTCGCTCGACTACACGGGGGTGCGGCACGACCAGGCGCTCCGACGCCAGGAGCAGGGGGTCACTCTCGCCTCGGAAGCCACGGCCGCTCATGCGGAGATGGCCGAAGCCGAGGCGCGCTTCGTGATTGCTCAAACCGAGCGGGCTCTCTCACAGCTTCGGCTGAGGTTTGTCTCGGGGCTGCTGCGGGACGAGTGTCGACGATTGTGCGGGCGGCAATAG
- a CDS encoding ABC transporter permease, whose protein sequence is MDEVAVKMLFADRGKLFTALVGVVFAVVLVNVQGGLFIGLIRKASLLVDQGSADIWVGHRRMNNVDFPHDIPRQWIHRVRSIEGVERAEPYVVGHSVMTLPSGGFEQVLVVGSDSASLLGGVSQLAVGDPQSIREPDAIFLDTGDLDKVENPQIGEVREIGRRRARIAGYTEGILGFLVTPYVFTTLDRASDYLRKPTDRVSYFLVELSPGADTDQVQGLIRQRLPDAETMTCNEYAWVSIDYWLRRTGIGLSFGAATGLGLIVGLIVVGQTLYASVLDRMNEFATLKAIGANESQIRAVVLCQALLLALVGSAIGLVVTGVLQTLLDNPRAPISIPWLVSVGSCVMVTAICLVASLAPYLRLRRIDPALVLH, encoded by the coding sequence ATGGACGAAGTCGCGGTCAAAATGTTGTTCGCCGATCGCGGCAAGTTGTTCACCGCTTTGGTCGGTGTGGTCTTCGCTGTCGTGTTGGTAAACGTTCAAGGCGGCCTGTTCATCGGCCTCATCCGCAAAGCAAGTCTGCTGGTGGATCAGGGATCGGCGGATATCTGGGTCGGCCACCGGCGGATGAACAACGTCGACTTCCCGCACGATATCCCACGGCAGTGGATCCACCGCGTGCGTTCGATCGAAGGGGTGGAGCGCGCCGAGCCCTACGTCGTGGGGCATTCCGTGATGACGCTTCCCAGCGGAGGATTCGAGCAGGTGCTGGTGGTCGGAAGCGACAGCGCGTCGCTGTTGGGGGGCGTCAGCCAACTGGCTGTTGGCGACCCCCAGAGCATCCGGGAGCCCGACGCGATCTTCCTCGACACGGGAGATCTGGACAAAGTCGAGAATCCACAGATCGGTGAGGTTCGCGAGATCGGGCGTCGCCGTGCGCGCATCGCCGGGTACACCGAGGGCATCCTGGGCTTTCTCGTTACCCCCTACGTGTTTACCACGCTCGACCGAGCCTCCGACTACCTCCGCAAGCCGACCGATCGCGTTTCCTATTTTCTCGTTGAGCTAAGCCCCGGCGCCGACACGGACCAGGTTCAAGGTCTTATCAGGCAGCGGCTCCCCGACGCCGAAACCATGACATGCAATGAGTACGCCTGGGTATCGATCGATTACTGGCTGCGGCGCACCGGCATCGGACTGAGCTTTGGCGCTGCTACCGGCTTGGGGCTGATCGTGGGGCTGATCGTTGTCGGGCAGACGCTCTACGCCTCGGTGCTCGACCGCATGAATGAGTTCGCCACGCTCAAGGCGATCGGCGCAAACGAATCGCAGATCCGTGCGGTGGTCTTGTGTCAGGCGTTGCTGCTCGCGCTGGTCGGCTCTGCGATAGGCCTCGTGGTTACGGGCGTTCTGCAAACGCTCCTCGACAACCCGCGGGCGCCGATCTCGATCCCCTGGTTGGTGAGCGTAGGGAGCTGCGTCATGGTGACGGCCATCTGCCTCGTCGCATCGCTTGCGCCTTACCTCCGGTTGCGCAGGATCGATCCAGCGCTCGTTTTGCATTAA
- a CDS encoding exosortase/archaeosortase family protein yields MSSNKPKKPDQAPPVATADDPKMGVIGWVSIVAAVLAIGWAYFPALSEMLAAWGRDPDYSHGYLVAPIAAFFLWARRDKLDASLLAPNWWGLAVLLIALLMRAMSGWYFLGPVDAWTLLVTLSGAVLLLFGWHCLKWCLPSLAFLFFMFPLPYSMETWLSVPLQQLATRLSTETLQLLGQPAIAEGNVIWIEDYPLFVAEACSGLRILVGVFALAFAYVLFSRWSWWQKIIVLAAAVPVALAANCVRIVVTGLLYRAFSSDVAHQFGHDTAGVLMIPLAAGMFWLLLVYLEKLFPLVVEVSMLDTVGGSKRSG; encoded by the coding sequence GTGAGCAGCAACAAGCCCAAGAAGCCGGACCAAGCACCGCCTGTGGCGACCGCCGATGACCCTAAAATGGGGGTAATCGGATGGGTGTCGATTGTGGCTGCGGTATTGGCGATCGGTTGGGCCTACTTTCCCGCTCTCTCGGAAATGTTGGCGGCCTGGGGTCGCGACCCCGACTATTCGCACGGGTACCTCGTCGCGCCAATCGCGGCGTTCTTTCTTTGGGCCCGTCGCGACAAGCTCGACGCAAGTCTCCTGGCCCCTAACTGGTGGGGCCTTGCGGTGCTCTTGATCGCCCTCTTGATGAGGGCGATGTCGGGCTGGTACTTCCTGGGCCCGGTTGATGCGTGGACGCTTCTCGTCACGCTCTCAGGCGCCGTTCTGCTGCTATTCGGATGGCATTGCCTCAAGTGGTGCCTGCCGAGCCTGGCTTTCTTGTTCTTCATGTTTCCGCTTCCTTACTCGATGGAGACATGGCTCAGCGTTCCGCTGCAGCAGTTGGCGACGCGTCTGAGCACCGAGACCCTTCAGCTCCTAGGGCAGCCGGCGATCGCCGAAGGCAACGTGATATGGATCGAAGACTACCCATTGTTTGTTGCTGAGGCGTGCTCAGGATTACGCATCTTGGTTGGCGTGTTCGCACTCGCCTTTGCCTACGTGCTGTTCTCGCGTTGGTCGTGGTGGCAGAAAATCATTGTTTTGGCCGCTGCTGTACCGGTCGCCTTGGCGGCGAACTGTGTGCGGATCGTTGTCACTGGTTTGCTCTATCGCGCTTTTTCGAGCGATGTCGCCCATCAGTTCGGCCACGACACGGCTGGGGTTCTGATGATCCCGTTAGCTGCCGGCATGTTCTGGTTGCTGTTGGTTTACCTCGAGAAGTTGTTCCCTCTTGTGGTCGAGGTTTCGATGCTCGACACGGTTGGCGGTTCAAAGAGATCAGGCTGA
- a CDS encoding polysaccharide biosynthesis tyrosine autokinase: MNEDQKSKQSQLTHRTAGSEGARGGSAHARHALKPSRAEAAQPQIGPMFFWWVFTMSWRTVVPIGLLLAIPVAAVIYLTYTPMYEATGLIRIEDSPQYVAFRSGSVDAGGRKFIQTQIELMRNPVVLRETLADEDVGSAEHLKEESNRVKAIQKRLKVKQVGGSELYEVAYTSPSAKESADVVRAVLQQYFARQSDEEYQRAQRVIDLLERERARRQFEVERLRKHVIDLAKDLTGMDPFGHRTMTNADRAFSPLSGYHRQLAEIEVKKEVLRAELESIQEAEVVNTDFRERSGAIDLEVDMNGEVQQRERQISQLRSGLRELRKTVKHPQSNRDYMALSERVRQEEQSLSEFKDKLRQSLLLSARMSRQKSGKTLADTKREELEMLSALEASVREKYEAELAKVQEGGGKNVELEFAKSELAREAKVFEMIASRKLALQTESKAPARVEVMDEVMSSNVPEEAIPWKQLFVACAMSMVVPYGVVVLREMALRRVTDSDQIYQDTNLRILGEISSFPKRKVAANPQMLPRRLRREMYVFAESINALRTSLVFAAEPDQPLVIALTSAVSGEGKTSISVALAMSFANASGKPTLLIDGDTRKPGVPDLIDLRHGQGLTEVLAGQCTLDEALQPARGVANLQVLPAGKSRSDHQLLLQPQRLSQLIESARDRFDTILIDTPPVLGASEALSLCRSADMTTLCALRGVSRSRQVKMAAEKLDSAGANLAGAALSGVAPMGYGSVYAYGYGFPEQEERPEGLVGVPGGV, from the coding sequence ATGAACGAAGACCAGAAATCTAAGCAGAGCCAGTTGACGCATCGCACGGCCGGATCGGAAGGCGCCCGGGGCGGCTCGGCGCACGCGCGTCACGCGCTCAAACCTTCGCGGGCCGAAGCGGCGCAGCCGCAGATCGGTCCGATGTTTTTCTGGTGGGTCTTCACCATGTCGTGGAGAACCGTGGTGCCGATCGGGCTGCTGCTGGCGATCCCGGTAGCCGCAGTGATCTATCTGACCTACACGCCGATGTACGAGGCGACCGGACTGATCAGGATCGAGGACTCCCCCCAGTACGTTGCTTTTCGGTCGGGTTCTGTCGATGCCGGGGGACGCAAGTTCATCCAGACGCAGATCGAGCTGATGCGGAACCCGGTGGTGTTGCGGGAAACGCTTGCCGACGAGGACGTCGGCTCCGCCGAGCATCTCAAGGAGGAGAGCAACCGAGTCAAGGCGATTCAGAAACGCTTGAAAGTCAAGCAGGTGGGCGGATCGGAGCTGTACGAAGTGGCTTACACCTCCCCCTCGGCCAAGGAGTCGGCCGACGTCGTGCGGGCGGTTCTTCAGCAGTACTTCGCACGCCAGTCCGACGAGGAGTACCAGCGAGCGCAGCGGGTGATCGACTTGCTTGAGCGGGAACGCGCCCGCCGTCAGTTCGAGGTCGAACGGCTCCGGAAGCATGTGATCGATCTTGCGAAAGACCTGACGGGGATGGACCCGTTTGGTCATCGCACGATGACGAATGCCGACCGGGCCTTCAGCCCGTTGTCCGGCTACCATCGCCAACTCGCTGAGATCGAAGTGAAGAAGGAGGTTCTGCGTGCGGAGCTCGAGTCGATCCAAGAGGCGGAGGTGGTGAACACGGACTTCCGTGAACGCAGCGGCGCCATCGACTTGGAAGTCGACATGAATGGTGAAGTCCAACAGCGTGAGAGGCAGATATCTCAGCTCCGCTCGGGCTTGAGAGAGTTGCGCAAAACGGTCAAGCACCCCCAGAGCAATCGGGACTACATGGCCTTGAGCGAAAGGGTCCGGCAGGAAGAGCAGTCGCTGAGCGAGTTTAAGGACAAGCTCCGGCAGTCGCTCCTGCTGAGCGCCCGCATGAGTCGTCAGAAGAGCGGCAAGACTTTAGCCGACACGAAGCGTGAAGAACTCGAGATGCTCTCGGCTTTAGAGGCGTCGGTCCGCGAAAAGTACGAAGCCGAGCTTGCCAAGGTGCAAGAGGGCGGCGGCAAGAACGTGGAGCTCGAGTTCGCCAAGTCGGAGCTGGCGCGTGAGGCAAAAGTGTTTGAGATGATCGCCAGCCGCAAGCTGGCGTTGCAGACCGAGTCGAAGGCGCCTGCGCGGGTGGAGGTGATGGACGAAGTGATGTCGTCCAACGTCCCCGAAGAGGCGATCCCTTGGAAGCAACTCTTTGTCGCATGCGCCATGTCGATGGTTGTCCCTTACGGCGTTGTTGTCTTGCGAGAGATGGCTTTGCGTCGGGTCACCGACTCCGACCAGATCTATCAAGACACCAACCTGCGTATCCTTGGAGAGATCAGTTCCTTCCCGAAGAGGAAGGTCGCCGCGAACCCGCAGATGTTGCCGCGGCGGTTGCGTAGAGAGATGTACGTCTTCGCCGAGTCGATCAACGCGTTGCGGACCAGTCTCGTGTTCGCCGCGGAGCCTGATCAGCCGTTGGTGATCGCACTCACCAGCGCTGTTTCCGGCGAGGGTAAGACCAGTATCTCGGTGGCGCTAGCCATGAGCTTCGCCAACGCGAGCGGCAAGCCCACGTTGCTGATCGACGGCGACACCCGCAAGCCGGGGGTACCGGATCTAATCGACCTGCGGCACGGCCAAGGCCTGACCGAAGTGCTGGCGGGGCAGTGCACGCTCGACGAGGCGTTGCAGCCCGCGCGCGGGGTCGCCAACCTTCAGGTGCTGCCGGCCGGCAAAAGCCGCAGCGACCATCAGCTGTTGCTGCAGCCACAGCGTCTCTCCCAATTGATCGAGTCAGCGCGGGACCGCTTCGACACGATCCTGATCGACACCCCTCCAGTGCTCGGGGCGAGTGAAGCCCTGTCGCTTTGCCGCTCGGCTGACATGACCACACTTTGTGCGTTGCGGGGGGTGAGCCGCTCGAGGCAAGTCAAAATGGCGGCGGAGAAACTCGACTCGGCGGGCGCCAACTTGGCTGGCGCCGCCTTGAGCGGCGTGGCTCCCATGGGGTATGGCAGCGTCTATGCCTACGGCTATGGATTTCCGGAACAAGAAGAACGTCCCGAGGGATTAGTGGGCGTCCCAGGCGGCGTGTGA
- a CDS encoding ABC transporter ATP-binding protein: MTPLTQHDASLSDANGVAPALDLRGLSKSYSRGGAVTQVLHEVSLEIQRGECVFLLGPSGSGKSTLLSIIGCLLSPDAGEVRVLGQDVTRLDLEQRAILRRRMIGFVFQRFHLIRGLSAVENVAVPLRLDGVDASRAIERSLELLDRVGLADKARQPPSRLSVGQCQRVAIARALVADPHIVLADEPTASLDAESGQQAMALLRELTVETGRTLIVVTHDQRIVPKGPTNDRTFEVDSGRLRLKTPQGAAGAQSL; this comes from the coding sequence ATGACGCCTCTCACCCAGCACGACGCGAGCCTAAGCGACGCCAACGGCGTTGCGCCCGCCCTCGACTTGCGCGGCTTGTCGAAGTCTTACAGCCGTGGCGGCGCCGTCACCCAGGTGTTGCACGAGGTGTCGCTCGAGATCCAACGCGGCGAGTGCGTTTTCTTGCTGGGACCGTCGGGCAGCGGCAAGAGCACCCTGCTGTCAATCATCGGCTGCTTGCTGAGCCCCGACGCCGGCGAGGTGCGGGTGCTTGGTCAGGACGTCACTCGACTCGACCTCGAGCAACGAGCGATCCTGCGCCGCCGAATGATCGGGTTCGTCTTCCAAAGGTTTCACCTTATCCGCGGCCTTTCGGCCGTTGAGAACGTGGCGGTGCCGTTACGGCTCGATGGCGTCGACGCCTCGCGGGCAATCGAGCGGTCGCTCGAGTTGCTCGACCGCGTTGGGTTAGCCGACAAGGCGCGACAGCCCCCCAGCCGGCTTAGCGTGGGCCAGTGCCAGCGGGTGGCGATCGCCCGCGCCCTGGTGGCCGATCCCCATATCGTGCTCGCAGATGAGCCGACCGCGTCGCTCGACGCCGAGTCGGGTCAGCAGGCTATGGCGTTATTGCGGGAATTAACGGTTGAGACCGGCAGGACCCTGATCGTAGTTACCCACGACCAGCGGATCGTACCGAAGGGCCCCACCAACGATCGTACGTTTGAGGTAGACAGCGGACGCCTCCGTTTAAAAACGCCCCAAGGAGCAGCAGGCGCCCAATCGCTCTAG
- a CDS encoding HlyD family secretion protein, whose translation MTRFIFLTTVLAAIGSTAWFIDFQSAAVEPAPASHAPSEEICAPGIVEGATESIALRPELSGVVVERLVAVGDWVQSGQTLVRFDDRSARLELAEAQAQLALSQARLERILNGARNHERDEARALEGAAESRLSQAITALGRIEQLERKNALPAQEADDARSKVETLRAELAASRARLALLEAPAREDEVRLARAQVSAAEASVGLAQVMLEKRLIRAPCDARVLDIDAELGELIGPADQNPVVVLADTRQLRVRAFIEELDAPHTPIGAATTITADGLPGETFHGVITSISPRMAAKEFFTNRPNEMYDAKTREAIVEVQEGSGLIVGLRVDLRIDSTQATMLSAEGRSLR comes from the coding sequence ATGACGCGTTTCATATTCCTCACAACAGTCCTTGCCGCCATCGGTTCGACGGCTTGGTTTATCGACTTCCAGTCGGCGGCTGTAGAGCCCGCCCCGGCGTCGCACGCCCCTTCCGAGGAGATCTGCGCACCCGGAATAGTCGAAGGCGCCACCGAATCGATTGCTCTGAGGCCCGAGTTGAGTGGCGTGGTCGTCGAGCGGCTAGTGGCCGTCGGCGATTGGGTTCAATCGGGACAAACGCTTGTGAGGTTCGACGACCGCTCGGCGCGACTCGAACTGGCGGAAGCGCAAGCTCAGCTCGCACTCTCTCAGGCGAGGTTGGAGCGCATACTCAATGGCGCAAGAAACCACGAGCGCGACGAGGCTCGCGCGCTAGAAGGGGCGGCCGAGTCTAGGCTCTCGCAAGCGATCACAGCTCTCGGCCGTATCGAGCAGCTCGAACGCAAGAACGCTCTGCCCGCCCAAGAAGCCGACGACGCTCGCTCGAAGGTCGAGACGCTACGCGCCGAATTGGCCGCCTCACGAGCACGGCTCGCGCTGCTCGAGGCGCCGGCCCGTGAAGACGAAGTGCGACTGGCTCGCGCCCAAGTCTCCGCGGCCGAGGCCTCGGTGGGTCTCGCGCAGGTGATGCTCGAGAAGCGGCTGATCCGCGCCCCCTGCGACGCGCGTGTGCTCGACATCGACGCCGAGCTGGGCGAACTGATCGGCCCCGCCGACCAGAATCCGGTCGTCGTGCTAGCCGACACCCGCCAACTGCGGGTGCGGGCGTTCATCGAGGAGCTCGACGCGCCGCACACCCCAATCGGCGCCGCCACAACGATCACCGCCGATGGCTTGCCGGGCGAAACATTCCACGGCGTGATCACCTCGATCAGCCCGCGTATGGCGGCGAAGGAGTTCTTCACCAATCGCCCCAACGAGATGTACGACGCCAAGACACGCGAGGCGATCGTCGAAGTGCAAGAAGGCTCCGGTCTGATTGTCGGCCTGCGGGTCGATCTGCGGATCGACAGCACTCAGGCGACAATGCTCTCAGCCGAGGGAAGGAGCCTGCGATGA
- the nusG gene encoding transcription termination/antitermination protein NusG, which produces MQATGGTDLLCDQTTQPFAASEVGKYVYPADLFAPSRLITATDNESPIEGDSSDTAIALTEAASDDSWWLVYTKSRQEKRLSEQLTRMRLPHYLPVQKREAITRGRVRLVEEPVFTGYLFLYADGEGRREALTTNRISTTNRVENGERLGAELAQIARSLADGARLSIESKIEPGDWARVKTGVYEGLEGQVLSRQGKTKLLLSVTFLKQGASMEIHDSLLETIDPPEMAGLPR; this is translated from the coding sequence ATGCAAGCCACCGGTGGCACAGATCTGCTCTGTGATCAGACTACGCAACCTTTCGCAGCGAGCGAAGTAGGTAAGTACGTCTATCCCGCCGATCTGTTTGCCCCTTCTAGGCTTATCACCGCTACCGACAATGAATCGCCGATTGAGGGGGATTCGTCAGATACAGCTATAGCTCTGACAGAAGCCGCTTCGGACGACAGTTGGTGGTTGGTTTACACGAAGAGTCGCCAAGAGAAGAGATTATCCGAACAGCTCACCCGTATGAGGCTGCCGCATTATCTGCCGGTGCAGAAACGCGAGGCGATCACACGCGGACGCGTAAGGTTGGTGGAAGAGCCGGTGTTCACGGGCTATTTGTTCCTCTATGCCGATGGCGAGGGGCGTCGCGAAGCGCTCACTACCAATCGTATTAGCACCACGAATCGCGTTGAGAATGGCGAGCGGCTCGGAGCCGAGCTTGCTCAGATCGCCCGATCGCTTGCCGACGGCGCCAGGTTATCGATTGAATCGAAGATCGAGCCAGGGGACTGGGCCCGGGTGAAGACAGGAGTTTACGAGGGCCTTGAGGGACAAGTTTTGTCGCGTCAAGGAAAAACCAAGCTGTTGCTGTCGGTCACATTCTTGAAGCAAGGCGCTTCAATGGAGATTCACGACAGCTTGTTGGAGACGATTGACCCGCCTGAAATGGCAGGCTTACCCCGGTAG
- a CDS encoding ThiF family adenylyltransferase, whose product MSSSILLEVPEVAVEAKRSDWTYEEAFKRNRGLVSEAEQEKLRNSRVVIAGMGGVGGSHLITLARLGVGKFTIADPDTFEVANFNRQHGATVSNLGRNKAEAMAAAALDINPDLDIRVMPTYVDESNVGAFLDGADLFVDGFDFFAIEARRMTFNLAAQRGVWAVTAGPIGFSTAWLAFDPSGMGFDDYFDIDDESSRIDSLVAFAVGLTPKATHLPYMDLSCASVDERTGPSAALACQLASGVVGSLAVNLLLQRDTRIAAPWYSQFDAYRAQLKRGKLRNGNRGIVQQIKRRVLKNRFEGRVAE is encoded by the coding sequence ATGAGCTCCAGCATATTGCTCGAAGTTCCGGAGGTCGCCGTTGAGGCGAAGCGTTCGGACTGGACCTACGAGGAGGCATTCAAACGCAACCGTGGGCTGGTCTCCGAGGCGGAGCAGGAGAAGCTCCGCAACAGCCGGGTTGTGATCGCCGGCATGGGCGGCGTGGGCGGGTCGCACCTGATCACGCTTGCTCGCCTTGGCGTCGGCAAGTTCACGATCGCCGATCCCGATACCTTCGAGGTCGCCAACTTCAACCGGCAGCACGGCGCCACGGTCTCGAACCTAGGACGCAACAAGGCGGAGGCGATGGCCGCGGCGGCGCTCGACATCAATCCGGATCTCGACATACGCGTGATGCCGACCTACGTCGACGAGTCGAACGTGGGCGCGTTCCTCGACGGCGCCGATCTGTTCGTCGATGGCTTCGATTTCTTCGCGATCGAGGCTCGCCGGATGACGTTCAACTTAGCCGCACAGCGGGGTGTGTGGGCGGTCACGGCCGGGCCGATCGGGTTTAGCACCGCTTGGCTTGCATTTGACCCAAGCGGCATGGGGTTCGACGACTACTTCGACATCGATGACGAGTCGAGTCGGATTGATTCGTTGGTGGCGTTTGCAGTGGGTCTTACCCCCAAAGCGACGCATCTTCCTTATATGGACCTCTCTTGCGCCAGCGTTGATGAGCGGACCGGGCCTTCGGCTGCGTTGGCCTGCCAACTCGCGAGCGGGGTAGTTGGCTCGCTGGCGGTGAACCTGCTTCTGCAACGCGACACGCGGATCGCGGCTCCGTGGTACTCGCAGTTCGACGCCTACCGCGCCCAGCTAAAGCGGGGCAAACTGAGAAACGGTAACCGAGGGATTGTTCAGCAAATCAAACGCCGGGTCTTGAAGAATAGGTTTGAGGGGAGGGTCGCCGAGTGA